In one window of Juglans regia cultivar Chandler chromosome 3, Walnut 2.0, whole genome shotgun sequence DNA:
- the LOC108993400 gene encoding berberine bridge enzyme-like 18: MKPISSSVLIPFVITLLFSLLWATSAHTPEDFLQCLTLHAGNSTTSISQVIYTPANSSYSSVLEFSIQNLRFSTPATPKPLVIITPLHVSQIQATIKCSQKHGMQIRVRSGGHDFEGLSYVSYVPFVIIDLINLRSINVDVESGTAWVEAGATIGELYYRIAEKSRNFGFPAGVCPTVGVGGHFSGGGYGTMLRKYGIAADNIVDAQIIDVKGRILDRESMGEDLFWAIRGGGGASFGVIVAWKIKLVHVPSTVTVFTVKRNLEQNATKLVHRWQYVADKLDEDLFILINSSAVNSSQEGRRTIQALFVSLYLGGIDNLLSLMQESFPELGLVREDCTEMSWIESTLYFAGFPSGESLDVLLSRTPLTRPTFFKAKSDYVMEPIPEVGLEGIWERFYEKEAEKAVMVMIPYGGRMSEISESAIPFPHRVGNIYKIIDDVFWEEEGTAASERHISWTRRLYSYMAAYVSKSPRAAYVNYRDLDIGTNSKEGNTSYRRASIWGTKYFKSNFNRLVHVKTMVDPTNFFRNEQSIPALSASW, translated from the coding sequence atgaagccCATTAGCTCTTCAGTGCTTATTCCATTTGTTATTACACTTCTTTTCTCACTTTTATGGGCAACTTCGGCTCACACTCCTGAAGACTTCCTTCAATGCCTGACCCTTCATGCGGGAAACTCCACCacttcaatttctcaagtcATTTACACCCCCGCCAATTCCTCATATTCATCTGTATTGGAATTCTCCATACAAAATCTTAGATTCTCAACACCTGCCACCCCGAAACCTCTAGTCATTATTACGCCATTGCATGTCTCCCAAATTCAAGCAACCATTAAGTGTTCCCAAAAACATGGCATGCAAATAAGAGTTAGAAGCGGTGGTCATGATTTTGAGGGCCTTTCTTATGTTTCTTATGTTCCATTTGTCATAATCGATCTGATAAATCTTCGTTCAATCAATGTTGATGTAGAAAGTGGCACTGCATGGGTTGAAGCCGGTGCCACTATCGGTGAATTATACTATAGGATTGCCGAGAAAAGTAGAAACTTTGGCTTTCCGGCAGGAGTTTGCCCGACTGTGGGTGTTGGTGGACACTTTAGTGGGGGAGGGTACGGCACCATGTTGCGCAAATATGGCATTGCTGCAGATAATATTGTTGACGCCCAAATTATTGATGTTAAGGGCAGAATCCTTGACAGAGAATCCATGGGAGAAGATCTATTTTGGGCCATTCGAGGAGGTGGAGGGGCCAGCTTTGGAGTCATTGTTGCATGGAAAATCAAGCTGGTTCATGTTCCATCAACTGTGACTGTATTCACAGTTAAAAGGAACTTGGAACAAAATGCAACCAAGCTTGTTCATCGGTGGCAATATGTTGCAGACAAGCTTGATGAAGACCTATTCATTCTCATCAACTCAAGTGCTGTCAATTCTAGCCAAGAAGGGAGGAGAACAATACAAGCCTTATTTGTGTCCTTGTATCTCGGAGGGATAGATAATCTCCTTTCATTGATGCAAGAAAGCTTCCCTGAACTGGGTTTGGTAAGAGAAGATTGCACTGAAATGAGCTGGATTGAATCTACCCTCTACTTCGCCGGGTTTCCGAGTGGGGAATCCTTGGATGTACTGCTAAGTAGGACTCCTCTAACAAGaccaacttttttcaaagcaaaatctGACTATGTGATGGAACCTATTCCAGAAGTTGGCTTGGAAGGGATTTGGGAGAGATTTTACGAAAAAGAGGCCGAGAAAGCAGTTATGGTGATGATTCCGTATGGGGGAAGAATGAGTGAAATCTCAGAATCTGCAATTCCTTTCCCACATAGAGTTGGTAACATCTACAAAATCATAGACGACGTGTtttgggaagaagaaggaacTGCGGCATCCGAGAGGCATATAAGTTGGACCAGGAGGCTTTACAGTTACATGGCTGCCTATGTTTCAAAATCTCCAAGAGCTGCATACGTCAACTATAGGGACCTTGACATAGGAACAAATAGTAAGGAAGGCAACACAAGCTATAGACGGGCAAGTATATGGGGTACTAAATATTTCAAGAGCAACTTTAACAGGTTGGTTCATGTGAAGACCATGGTCGATCCCACTAATTTCTTCAGGAATGAACAAAGCATCCCAGCTCTTTCTGCATCGTGGTGA
- the LOC118347982 gene encoding uncharacterized protein LOC118347982: protein MGTNKERIEHLEAGLGEVQEGLHRMELGMADRLRHVEETLNRLSDVLLANQEPPNQGNPNREGHNGGQLVVSSKTAKLEFPRFSGDDPKEWVNRVNQFFEFQNTPDNQKVTLASYHLEGEANQWWQWIRRTFQEEGRILSWIDFEEELWARFGPSDCEDFDEALSRIRQTGSLRDYQREFEQLGNRVKGWTQKALVGTFMGGLKTEVSDGIRMFKPQTLKDAIRFARMRDDQLMRQRRFLRLAPPLRAPPALPPANQAAPIAPVRRLSWEEMQRRRLQGLCFNCNERFTTGHKCQGPRILLLESCEDDDNLVCDDVTDEQTIKENHKGAPEPEITLHALTGWTAPKTMRIAAKIRNHEVIVLIDSGSTHNFISEHMANLLRLPVIPTESFTVRVANGEKLKCQGRFEETKKLVGIDGQNIQAASIEELTKGIRPSHALFAVCLHVAHTELQQNIHPSFRELLQEFSDLFIEPSSLPPTREVEHSITLKEGIEPINVRPYRYAHYQKNEIEKQVQDMLQVGLVRTSTSPFSSPVLLVKKKDGNWRFCTDYRALNTATIKDRFSIPTVDDMLDELYGASYFTKLDLRAGYHQV, encoded by the exons atgggaaccaataaagagagaattgaaCATCTGGAGGCTGGACTTGGTGAAGTTCAAGAGGGGCTACACCGGATGGAGCTGGGCATGGCGGATCGATTGCGACACGTTGAAGAGACTCTTAACCGTCTCTCTGATGTGCTCCTTGCCAACCAAGAACCTCCAAACCAGGGTAATCCAAACCGTGAAGGTCACAATGGGGGACAACTTGTGGTATCCTCCAAAACGGCAAAATTAGAATTTCCTCGATTTTCAGGAGATGATCCAAAGGAGTGGGTCAACCGTGTGAACCAGTTCTTCGAGTTCCAAAACACTCCCGACAACCAAAAGGTTACATTAGCATCTTACCATTTGGAAGGAGAAGCCAACCAGTGGTGGCAATGGATTCGCAGGACGTTTCAAGAGGAAGGTCGAATTCTTTcatggattgattttgaagaGGAACTATGGGCGCGCTTTGGGCCATCGGACTGCGAGGACTTTGACGAGGCTTTGTCCCGAATTCGGCAGACGGGTTCCCTGCGTGATTACCAACGGGAATTCGAGCAATTAGGCAACCGGGTCAAAGGTTGGACACAGAAGGCTCTGGTGGGCACCTTCATGGGTGGTTTGAAGACAGAAGTTTCAGATGGAATCCGTATGTTTAAACCACAGACTTTGAAAGATGCTATCCGTTTCGCAAGGATGAGAGATGATCAACTAATGAGACAAAGGAGGTTCTTACGACTTGCACCACCATTACGAGCTCCCCCAGCTCTTCCACCAGCGAATCAGGCAGCACCTATCGCTCCAGTGCGACGACTGAGTTGGGAGGAAATGCAGCGACGACGTCTCCAAGGTTTATGTTTCAATTGTAATGAACGTTTTACTACAGGTCATAAATGTCAAGGCCCACGGATACTCCTGCTGGAAAGTTGTGAGGATGACGACAACTTGGTGTGCGACGATGTCACCGACGAacaaacaattaaagaaaaccACAAAGGTGCGCCAGAACCAGAAATTACACTGCATGCATTAACGGGATGGACAGCTCCCAAAACCATGCGAATCGCTGCCAAAATTCGCAACCACGAGGTTATCGTATTAATCGATAGCGGATCAACTCACAACTTCATTAGTGAGCATATGGCCAATCTGCTGCGTCTTCCAGTGATACCTACGGAAAGCTTCACGGTCCGAGTCGCCAATGGAGAAAAGCTTAAATGCCAAGGGAGGTTTGAGGAG ACCAAGAAGTTGGTGGGCATCGACGGGCAAAATATTCAAGCAGCATCAATTGAAGAGCTAACCAAGGGAATTCGTCCTAGCCATGCTCTGTTCGCAGTGTGCCTCCACGTTGCCCATACAGAACTGCAACAGAACATTCATCCAAGCTTCCGTGAGTTATTGCAGGAGTTCTCAGACTTGTTCATTGAACCTTCGAGCTTACCACCCACAAGAGAGGTTGAGCACAGCATCACCCTCAAGGAAGGGATCGAACCAATTAATGTGCGGCCTTACAGATATGCACATTATCAAAAAAACGAGATTGAAAAACAAGTCCAAGACATGCTGCAAGTCGGGCTTGTGCGAACCAGCACTAGCCCCTTCTCCTCACCCGTATTACTGGTGAAGAAGAAAGACGGAAACTGGCGATTCTGCACTGATTATCGCGCGCTCAACACCGCAACCATTAAAGACCGATTTTCGATTCCAACAGTGGACGATATGTTGGATGAACTCTACGGGGCTTCTTATTTTACCAAGCTCGATCTGCGGGCAGGATACCATCAAGTCTGA
- the LOC118347983 gene encoding uncharacterized protein LOC118347983 gives MGTNKERIEHLEAGLGEVQEGLHRMELGMADRLRHVEETLNRLSDVLLANQEPPNQGNPNREGHNGGQLVVSSKTAKLEFPRFSGDDPKEWVNRVNQFFEFQNTPDNQKVTLASYHLEGEANQWWQWIRRTFQEEGRILSWIDFEEELWARFGPSDCEDFDEALSRIRQTGSLRDYQWEFEQLGNRVKGWTQKALVGTFMGGLKTEVSDGIRMFKPQTLKDAIRFARMRDDQLMRQRRFLRPAPPLRAPPSLPPANRAAPVAPVRRLSWEEMQRRRLQGLCFNCNERFTTGHKCQGPRILLLESCEDDDNLVCDDVTDEQTIKENHKGAPEPEITLHALTGWTAPKTMRIAAKIRNHEVIVLIDSGSTHNFISEHMANLLRLPVIPTESFTVRVANGEKLKCQGRFEETKKLVGIDGQNIQAASIEELTKGIRPSHALFAVCLQVAHTELQQNIHPSFRELLQEFSDLFIEPSSLPPTREVEHSITLKEGIEPINVRPYRYAHYQKNEIEKQVQDMLQVGLVRTSTSPFSSPVLLVKKKDGNWRFCTDYRALNTATIKDRFSIPTVDDMLDELYGASYFTKLDLRAGYHQV, from the exons atgggaaccaataaagagagaattgaaCATCTGGAGGCTGGACTTGGTGAAGTTCAAGAGGGGCTACACCGGATGGAGCTGGGCATGGCGGATCGATTGCGACACGTTGAAGAGACTCTTAACCGTCTCTCTGATGTGCTCCTTGCCAACCAAGAACCTCCAAACCAGGGTAATCCAAACCGTGAAGGTCACAATGGGGGACAACTTGTGGTATCCTCCAAAACGGCAAAATTAGAATTTCCTCGATTTTCAGGAGATGATCCAAAGGAGTGGGTCAACCGTGTGAACCAGTTCTTCGAGTTCCAAAACACTCCCGACAACCAAAAGGTTACATTAGCATCTTACCATTTGGAAGGAGAAGCCAACCAGTGGTGGCAATGGATTCGCAGGACGTTTCAAGAGGAAGGTCGAATTCTTTcatggattgattttgaagaGGAACTATGGGCGCGCTTTGGGCCATCGGACTGCGAGGACTTTGACGAGGCTTTGTCCCGAATTCGGCAGACGGGTTCCCTGCGTGATTACCAATGGGAATTCGAGCAATTAGGCAACCGGGTCAAAGGTTGGACACAGAAGGCTCTGGTGGGCACCTTCATGGGTGGTTTGAAGACAGAAGTTTCAGATGGAATCCGTATGTTTAAACCACAGACTTTGAAAGATGCTATCCGTTTCGCAAGGATGAGAGATGATCAACTAATGAGACAAAGGAGGTTCTTACGACCTGCACCACCATTACGAGCTCCCCCATCTCTTCCACCAGCGAATCGTGCAGCACCTGTCGCTCCAGTGCGACGACTGAGTTGGGAGGAAATGCAGCGACGACGTCTCCAAGGTTTATGTTTCAATTGTAATGAACGTTTTACTACAGGTCATAAATGTCAAGGCCCACGGATACTCCTGCTGGAAAGTTGTGAGGATGACGACAACTTGGTGTGCGACGATGTCACCGACGAacaaacaattaaagaaaaccACAAAGGTGCGCCAGAACCAGAAATTACACTGCATGCATTAACGGGATGGACAGCTCCCAAAACCATGCGAATCGCTGCCAAAATTCGCAACCACGAGGTTATCGTATTAATCGATAGCGGATCAACTCACAACTTCATTAGTGAGCATATGGCCAATCTGCTGCGTCTTCCAGTGATACCTACGGAAAGCTTCACGGTCCGAGTCGCCAATGGAGAAAAGCTTAAATGCCAAGGGAGGTTTGAGGAG ACCAAGAAGTTGGTGGGCATCGACGGGCAAAATATTCAAGCAGCATCAATTGAAGAGCTAACCAAGGGAATTCGTCCTAGCCATGCTCTATTCGCAGTGTGCCTCCAGGTTGCCCATACGGAACTGCAACAGAACATTCATCCAAGTTTCCGTGAGTTATTGCAGGAGTTCTCAGACTTGTTCATTGAACCTTCGAGCTTACCACCCACAAGAGAGGTTGAGCACAGCATCACCCTCAAGGAAGGGATCGAACCAATTAATGTGCGGCCTTACAGATATGCACATTATCAAAAAAACGAGATTGAAAAACAAGTCCAAGACATGCTGCAAGTCGGGCTTGTGCGAACCAGCACTAGCCCCTTCTCCTCACCCGTATTACTGGTGAAGAAGAAAGACGGAAACTGGCGATTCTGCACTGATTATCGCGCGCTCAACACCGCAACCATTAAAGACCGATTTTCGATTCCAACAGTGGACGATATGTTGGATGAACTCTACGGGGCTTCTTATTTTACCAAGCTCGATCTGCGGGCAGGATACCATCAAGTCTGA